In a single window of the Syngnathus typhle isolate RoL2023-S1 ecotype Sweden linkage group LG19, RoL_Styp_1.0, whole genome shotgun sequence genome:
- the LOC133143845 gene encoding microtubule-associated protein 4 isoform X6, with protein MAELDLSLSDALVDSAPQQGPESRVERDFVAQLEAETFDDQIGETVGKTDYIPLLDNDDASAGTALENGDEKAQGVQKPGCKVTTGGQMSMSLPEHRGDGQPLKVDPQQFLAADFLSGFSQPAGPGLNMEGGPAAFTAEKPPSIADPLQPSEAPKVAHSPMQPEPQAPRSPLDLTAGALGDCWPDPIACLSSDLPFTPSVTSVISRHANNLAMIRDDTPKTLPSRESPAYAGGDERDADESDRKHKKKKKRRQKDEGSSEHLESKGHLEAHGESVPSADLFYQRPEPKRDSGDGWEEQIWKSGGRGKKGKSRKKIPEEWEVSPESFATSSAGKITQEAMKDLGSSPLVSMDVSFADINTSQSPWKEESFPEEGLIPSSFSHEVLVPASPLVLNSELKATAAPFTMPSSTGAGPVDPFPVAASPGDPFEMLIDTENVSSGDMVDSGMFETSSFQEPVRQSIPEVDTSAFSPSSQPGSALSAKGEVFASAPPLSPSDASWLLNNSHASSNSEPFDFGDVSALGLVFDSPSPAPLRSPKTTAQEAQTKEAKSEQSDKKQSKKSRSSSSSSVKSPTSSVAKKIPAQDSPSVSPSSSPSMVSLGTPTSGLNPAAKPFFPSFADTVEQPNVVSPIIEDNVPKSDKKEEQPKVDLRDAAEQKSVKVDFSMSETADKLEKDLGTDKQKQSDLWKEHENVQQKEKATEKLTEEKDLPAKEKTTVKVTEEKDSEKVEKEAVKVKESGKVKEKQAEEKTKEPEKVELVQQKIEKVPADKLVKTETFDRAEKDEKMAMTDQVEKKADLPVKSVESKTTEKAGMTEVKDGKEQHVESKVGKKPEHPPTPVKFDASPDKAENKAGVAADVEEATKASTPTHKTEKEDVVEKLSEKPAEAAKQISGKEEKQEKIQSDKKALEKKDDKKEKAVKADGGEKAKKVKSPTNGSSKDLPSADKKTKLAAGATKPSSISRTRQVPAAAGSGSAPAPTKRPTPTSVTSTLDKKTTTRAPVAAAVGPKRPSTNTASRLASSATTATRDVKPKAPAERRPPVPKASTASSSQAGSSSATKNGTTATSKTTTSTRTTSRTTTGAATKKPLASKTDGQPSVEKKPSTLRTSTADSTKPRSSTTTMRSSTSTTTTTAARTRTAAPKTSAASSAGTEKKPLVPRAPRTTFSATTTTSTTRTTARPGTAPAPDIHNVRSKIGSTDNIKHQPGGGKVSAASKGRVPASKEKSQVKVQILNKKVDLSKVTSKCGSKDNIKHKPGGGDVKIESHKINFREKAQSKVGSLDNVSNSPGGGSVKAEGPQETGEGVGTASLGPESGQVGSPAAHENGLKDVAPCEGLQEAQALVSHIPETSI; from the exons ATGGCGGAGTTAGACTTGAGTCTAAGCGACGCTCTGGTGGACAGTGCTCCGCAGCAAGGTCCGGAAAGCCGGGTGGAGAGGGATTTTGTGGCTCAATTGGAGGCGGAGACCTTCGACGATCAAATCGGGGAGACCGTAGGCAAGACGGACTACATCCCTTTGCTGGACAACGATGATGCCAGTGCAG GTACAGCATTGGAAAATGGAGACGAGAAAGCTCAGGGGGTGCAAAAGCCCG GTTGTAAAGTGACCACAGGGGGGCAGATGTCAATGTCGCTCCCAGAGCATCGGGGAGATGGGCAGCCACTTAAAGTTGATCCGCAGCAGTTCTTGGCAGCAGACTTCTTATCtg GTTTCTCCCAGCCTGCAGGCCCAGGTTTGAATATGGAAGGCGGCCCTGCAGCTTTTACCGCAGAGAAGCCTCCAAGTATCGCGGATCCTCTGCAACCCTCCGAGGCCCCAAAAGTGGCCCACAGCCCCATGCAGCCTGAACCGCAAGCTCCTCGCAGCCCGCTGGATCTGACAGCAG GTGCCTTAGGTGACTGCTGGCCAGACCCGATTGCCTGCCTATCATCAGACCTCCCTTTCACCCCCAGTGTCACCTCTGTGATCAGTCGTCATGCTAACAATCTCGCAATGATTCGCGATGACACCCCTAAGACCTTGCCCAGCAGAGAAAGCCCAGCTTATGCCGGAGGTGACGAAAGGGACGCGGACGAATCGGACAGAaaacacaagaagaagaagaaaaggagaCAGAAAGACGAGGGCTCTTCTGAACACTTGGAAAGCAAAGGTCACCTTGAAGCGCATGGAGAAAGCGTTCCCTCAGCGGACTTGTTCTACCAAAGGCCTGAACCCAAACGAGATAGCGGGGATGGATGGGAGGAGCAAATTTGGAAAAGCGGAGGGCGAGGTAAGAAGGGCAAAAGCAGGAAGAAGATTCCAGAAGAATGGGAAGTGTCTCCGGAGTCTTTTGCCACTTCATCCGCGGGGAAAATCACCCAAGAAGCTATGAAGGATCTTGGAAGTTCACCTCTAGTAAGCATGGACGTCTCCTTTGCTGACATAAATACCAGCCAGAGCCCTTGGAAAGAGGAGAGCTTTCCAGAAGAAGGCCTCATCCCGTCGTCGTTCTCCCATGAAGTATTAGTTCCTGCAAGTCCACTCGTCTTGAACAGCGAGCTGAAAGCTACAGCAGCTCCGTTCACGATGCCCTCCTCTACCGGCGCTGGGCCGGTTGACCCCTTCCCCGTGGCGGCGAGTCCCGGTGATCCATTCGAAATGCTGATCGATACCGAAAACGTCAGCTCGGGCGACATGGTCGATAGTGGGATGTTTGAAACGAGTTCCTTCCAAGAGCCTGTTCGGCAGAGCATCCCCGAGGTCGACACTTCAGCTTTCAGCCCTTCGTCCCAGCCAGGCTCCGCCCTTTCGGCAAAGGGCGAGGTGTTTGCATCGGCCCCGCCCCTTTCACCATCCGACGCCTCGTGGCTCTTGAACAACTCGCACGCTAGCAGCAACAGTGAGCCGTTTGATTTCGGCGACGTGAGCGCTTTGGGCTTGGTTTTCGACAGCCCTTCCCCAGCCCCACTCCGCTCCCCCAAAACCACAGCGCAGGAAGCCCAAACCAAAGAAGCGAAAAGCGAGCAGTCAGACAAGAAGCAATCCAAGAAGTCTCGCTCTTCGTCTTCGTCCTCTGTGAAGAGtcccaccagctcagtggcaaaaaaaataccTGCGCAAGACTCTCCAAGTGTTAGCCCCTCTTCCTCCCCGTCTATGGTCTCACTCGGAACGCCAACATCTGGCCTTAACCCTGCAGCGAAACCCTTCTTTCCCAGCTTTGCCGATACCGTGGAACAACCGAACGTGGTTTCCCCCATCATCGAAG ACAATGTTCCCAAGTCGGACAAGAAGGAGGAGCAGCCCAAGGTGGACCTCAGAGATGCAGCTGAGCAGAAGAGCGTAAAGGTTGACTTTTCAATGAGTGAGACGGCAGACAAGTTGGAGAAAGATTTAGGGaccgacaaacaaaaacaatctgaTTTGTGGAAAGAGCACGAAAATGTTCAACAGAAGGAAAAAGCGACGGAAAAGCTTACAGAGGAAAAAGATCTTCCTGCGAAAGAGAAAACCACTGTGAAAGTTACCGAGGAAAAAGATTCTGAAAAAGTTGAGAAAGAGGCAGTGAAAGTGAAAGAGTCTGGAAAAGTGAAGGAGAAGCAAgcggaagaaaaaacaaaagagccAGAGAAAGTAGAATTAGTCCAACAGAAAATAGAAAAAGTCCCCGCAGACAAACTGGTAAAGACAGAAACATTTGACAGGGCAGAAAAAGACGAAAAGATGGCCATGACTGACCAAGTCGAGAAAAAAGCAGACCTTCCGGTCAAAAGTGTCGAGAGCAAAACCACCGAGAAGGCGGGAATGACAGAGGTGAAGGACGGCAAAGAGCAACACGTCGAATccaaagtgggaaaaaaacccGAGCATCCGCCGACACCTGTCAAATTTGACGCCTCTCCTGACAAGGCGGAAAATAAGGCCGGCGTGGCAGCTGATGTGGAAGAAGCCACAAAAGCTTCCACTCCCACGCACAAAACCGAGAAAGAGGATGTCGTTGAGAAACTCTCGGAGAAGCCGGCGGAGGCAGCAAAGCAGATAAGCGGCAAGGAGGAGAAGCAGGAGAAAATACAGAGTGACAAAAAAGCGCTGGAGAAAAAGGATGACAAGAAGGAGAAGGCTGTCAAGGCAGATGGAGGAGAGAAGGCCAAAAAAGTCAAATCTCCCACCAATGGGAGCAGCAAAGACTTGCCGAGTGCAGACAAGAAGACTAAG CTTGCTGCCGGGGCAACAAAACCGAGCAGCATCTCCAGAACACGACAAGTCCCAGCCGCTGCTGGTAGCGGTTCTGCTCCAGCACCTACTAAGCGCCCCACACCCACCTCAGTCACATCCACCttagataaaaaaacaacaaccagggCCCCGGTGGCAGCCGCTGTCGGCCCAAAGCGGCCCTCTACAAACACTGCCAGCCGCCTTGCATCCTCGGCCACAACCGCTACACGTGATGTTAAACCCAAG GCGCCCGCAGAGAGGCGCCCCCCTGTGCCAAAGGCCAGCACTGCCAGCTCAAGTCAAGCCGGCTCCTCCAGCGCTACCAAAAATGGAACCACCGCAACCAGTAAAACGACCACATCGACACGCACAACATCCCGCACGACGACCGGCGCGGCAACCAAAAAGCCCTTGG CCTCCAAGACAGACGGCCAACCGAGTGTGGAGAAGAAGCCCAGCACTCTCAGGACTTCCACAG CAGACTCCACCAAACCCAGGAGCAGCACCACCACAATGCGCAGCTCCACTTCCACTACGACCACCACCGCCGCTCGCACCCGCACCGCAGCCCCCAAAACGTCCGCAGCCTCCAGCGCCGGCACAGAGAAAAAGCCCCTGGTCCCTCGTGCTCCCAGGACCACTTTCTCTGCGACAACCACGACAAGCACCACAAGGACCACGGCTCGCCCCGGAACGGCTCCCGCCCCCGATATCCACAATGTCCGCTCAAAGATCGGCTCTACGGACAACATAAAACACCAGCCGGGGGGTGGGAAG GTGTCAGCTGCCTCTAAGGGCAGGGTCCCCGCCTCCAAAGAAAAAAGCCAGGTCAAA GTGCAGATTCTCAACAAGAAGGTCGATTTGAGTAAGGTGACGTCAAAGTGCGGCTCCAAGGACAACATCAAGCATAAGCCCG gaggtggTGACGTGAAGATTGAGTCGCACAAAATCAACTTTAGGGAAAAAGCTCAGTCCAAAGTGGGTTCATTGGACAATGTGAGCAATTCACCTGGTGGAGGAAGCGTCAAA GCTGAGGGACCCCAGGAGACAGGTGAGGGTGTCGGGACAGCATCGCTTGGTCCAGAGTCTGGGCAGGTGGGGAGCCCTGCTGCCCATGAGAATGGGCTGAAGGATGTGGCTCCTTGTGAGGGTCTCCAGGAAGCCCAGGCTTTGGTTTCCCACATCCCAGAGACAA GCATTTAA
- the LOC133143845 gene encoding microtubule-associated protein 4 isoform X1: MAELDLSLSDALVDSAPQQGPESRVERDFVAQLEAETFDDQIGETVGKTDYIPLLDNDDASAGTALENGDEKAQGVQKPGCKVTTGGQMSMSLPEHRGDGQPLKVDPQQFLAADFLSGFSQPAGPGLNMEGGPAAFTAEKPPSIADPLQPSEAPKVAHSPMQPEPQAPRSPLDLTAGALGDCWPDPIACLSSDLPFTPSVTSVISRHANNLAMIRDDTPKTLPSRESPAYAGGDERDADESDRKHKKKKKRRQKDEGSSEHLESKGHLEAHGESVPSADLFYQRPEPKRDSGDGWEEQIWKSGGRGKKGKSRKKIPEEWEVSPESFATSSAGKITQEAMKDLGSSPLVSMDVSFADINTSQSPWKEESFPEEGLIPSSFSHEVLVPASPLVLNSELKATAAPFTMPSSTGAGPVDPFPVAASPGDPFEMLIDTENVSSGDMVDSGMFETSSFQEPVRQSIPEVDTSAFSPSSQPGSALSAKGEVFASAPPLSPSDASWLLNNSHASSNSEPFDFGDVSALGLVFDSPSPAPLRSPKTTAQEAQTKEAKSEQSDKKQSKKSRSSSSSSVKSPTSSVAKKIPAQDSPSVSPSSSPSMVSLGTPTSGLNPAAKPFFPSFADTVEQPNVVSPIIEDNVPKSDKKEEQPKVDLRDAAEQKSVKVDFSMSETADKLEKDLGTDKQKQSDLWKEHENVQQKEKATEKLTEEKDLPAKEKTTVKVTEEKDSEKVEKEAVKVKESGKVKEKQAEEKTKEPEKVELVQQKIEKVPADKLVKTETFDRAEKDEKMAMTDQVEKKADLPVKSVESKTTEKAGMTEVKDGKEQHVESKVGKKPEHPPTPVKFDASPDKAENKAGVAADVEEATKASTPTHKTEKEDVVEKLSEKPAEAAKQISGKEEKQEKIQSDKKALEKKDDKKEKAVKADGGEKAKKVKSPTNGSSKDLPSADKKTKLAAGATKPSSISRTRQVPAAAGSGSAPAPTKRPTPTSVTSTLDKKTTTRAPVAAAVGPKRPSTNTASRLASSATTATRDVKPKAPAERRPPVPKASTASSSQAGSSSATKNGTTATSKTTTSTRTTSRTTTGAATKKPLASKTDGQPSVEKKPSTLRTSTADSTKPRSSTTTMRSSTSTTTTTAARTRTAAPKTSAASSAGTEKKPLVPRAPRTTFSATTTTSTTRTTARPGTAPAPDIHNVRSKIGSTDNIKHQPGGGKVSAASKGRVPASKEKSQVKVQIVSQKLDFSHVGARLGSKDNMKHVPGGGNVQILNKKVDLSKVTSKCGSKDNIKHKPGGGDVKIESHKINFREKAQSKVGSLDNVSNSPGGGSVKAEGPQETGEGVGTASLGPESGQVGSPAAHENGLKDVAPCEGLQEAQALVSHIPETSI; the protein is encoded by the exons ATGGCGGAGTTAGACTTGAGTCTAAGCGACGCTCTGGTGGACAGTGCTCCGCAGCAAGGTCCGGAAAGCCGGGTGGAGAGGGATTTTGTGGCTCAATTGGAGGCGGAGACCTTCGACGATCAAATCGGGGAGACCGTAGGCAAGACGGACTACATCCCTTTGCTGGACAACGATGATGCCAGTGCAG GTACAGCATTGGAAAATGGAGACGAGAAAGCTCAGGGGGTGCAAAAGCCCG GTTGTAAAGTGACCACAGGGGGGCAGATGTCAATGTCGCTCCCAGAGCATCGGGGAGATGGGCAGCCACTTAAAGTTGATCCGCAGCAGTTCTTGGCAGCAGACTTCTTATCtg GTTTCTCCCAGCCTGCAGGCCCAGGTTTGAATATGGAAGGCGGCCCTGCAGCTTTTACCGCAGAGAAGCCTCCAAGTATCGCGGATCCTCTGCAACCCTCCGAGGCCCCAAAAGTGGCCCACAGCCCCATGCAGCCTGAACCGCAAGCTCCTCGCAGCCCGCTGGATCTGACAGCAG GTGCCTTAGGTGACTGCTGGCCAGACCCGATTGCCTGCCTATCATCAGACCTCCCTTTCACCCCCAGTGTCACCTCTGTGATCAGTCGTCATGCTAACAATCTCGCAATGATTCGCGATGACACCCCTAAGACCTTGCCCAGCAGAGAAAGCCCAGCTTATGCCGGAGGTGACGAAAGGGACGCGGACGAATCGGACAGAaaacacaagaagaagaagaaaaggagaCAGAAAGACGAGGGCTCTTCTGAACACTTGGAAAGCAAAGGTCACCTTGAAGCGCATGGAGAAAGCGTTCCCTCAGCGGACTTGTTCTACCAAAGGCCTGAACCCAAACGAGATAGCGGGGATGGATGGGAGGAGCAAATTTGGAAAAGCGGAGGGCGAGGTAAGAAGGGCAAAAGCAGGAAGAAGATTCCAGAAGAATGGGAAGTGTCTCCGGAGTCTTTTGCCACTTCATCCGCGGGGAAAATCACCCAAGAAGCTATGAAGGATCTTGGAAGTTCACCTCTAGTAAGCATGGACGTCTCCTTTGCTGACATAAATACCAGCCAGAGCCCTTGGAAAGAGGAGAGCTTTCCAGAAGAAGGCCTCATCCCGTCGTCGTTCTCCCATGAAGTATTAGTTCCTGCAAGTCCACTCGTCTTGAACAGCGAGCTGAAAGCTACAGCAGCTCCGTTCACGATGCCCTCCTCTACCGGCGCTGGGCCGGTTGACCCCTTCCCCGTGGCGGCGAGTCCCGGTGATCCATTCGAAATGCTGATCGATACCGAAAACGTCAGCTCGGGCGACATGGTCGATAGTGGGATGTTTGAAACGAGTTCCTTCCAAGAGCCTGTTCGGCAGAGCATCCCCGAGGTCGACACTTCAGCTTTCAGCCCTTCGTCCCAGCCAGGCTCCGCCCTTTCGGCAAAGGGCGAGGTGTTTGCATCGGCCCCGCCCCTTTCACCATCCGACGCCTCGTGGCTCTTGAACAACTCGCACGCTAGCAGCAACAGTGAGCCGTTTGATTTCGGCGACGTGAGCGCTTTGGGCTTGGTTTTCGACAGCCCTTCCCCAGCCCCACTCCGCTCCCCCAAAACCACAGCGCAGGAAGCCCAAACCAAAGAAGCGAAAAGCGAGCAGTCAGACAAGAAGCAATCCAAGAAGTCTCGCTCTTCGTCTTCGTCCTCTGTGAAGAGtcccaccagctcagtggcaaaaaaaataccTGCGCAAGACTCTCCAAGTGTTAGCCCCTCTTCCTCCCCGTCTATGGTCTCACTCGGAACGCCAACATCTGGCCTTAACCCTGCAGCGAAACCCTTCTTTCCCAGCTTTGCCGATACCGTGGAACAACCGAACGTGGTTTCCCCCATCATCGAAG ACAATGTTCCCAAGTCGGACAAGAAGGAGGAGCAGCCCAAGGTGGACCTCAGAGATGCAGCTGAGCAGAAGAGCGTAAAGGTTGACTTTTCAATGAGTGAGACGGCAGACAAGTTGGAGAAAGATTTAGGGaccgacaaacaaaaacaatctgaTTTGTGGAAAGAGCACGAAAATGTTCAACAGAAGGAAAAAGCGACGGAAAAGCTTACAGAGGAAAAAGATCTTCCTGCGAAAGAGAAAACCACTGTGAAAGTTACCGAGGAAAAAGATTCTGAAAAAGTTGAGAAAGAGGCAGTGAAAGTGAAAGAGTCTGGAAAAGTGAAGGAGAAGCAAgcggaagaaaaaacaaaagagccAGAGAAAGTAGAATTAGTCCAACAGAAAATAGAAAAAGTCCCCGCAGACAAACTGGTAAAGACAGAAACATTTGACAGGGCAGAAAAAGACGAAAAGATGGCCATGACTGACCAAGTCGAGAAAAAAGCAGACCTTCCGGTCAAAAGTGTCGAGAGCAAAACCACCGAGAAGGCGGGAATGACAGAGGTGAAGGACGGCAAAGAGCAACACGTCGAATccaaagtgggaaaaaaacccGAGCATCCGCCGACACCTGTCAAATTTGACGCCTCTCCTGACAAGGCGGAAAATAAGGCCGGCGTGGCAGCTGATGTGGAAGAAGCCACAAAAGCTTCCACTCCCACGCACAAAACCGAGAAAGAGGATGTCGTTGAGAAACTCTCGGAGAAGCCGGCGGAGGCAGCAAAGCAGATAAGCGGCAAGGAGGAGAAGCAGGAGAAAATACAGAGTGACAAAAAAGCGCTGGAGAAAAAGGATGACAAGAAGGAGAAGGCTGTCAAGGCAGATGGAGGAGAGAAGGCCAAAAAAGTCAAATCTCCCACCAATGGGAGCAGCAAAGACTTGCCGAGTGCAGACAAGAAGACTAAG CTTGCTGCCGGGGCAACAAAACCGAGCAGCATCTCCAGAACACGACAAGTCCCAGCCGCTGCTGGTAGCGGTTCTGCTCCAGCACCTACTAAGCGCCCCACACCCACCTCAGTCACATCCACCttagataaaaaaacaacaaccagggCCCCGGTGGCAGCCGCTGTCGGCCCAAAGCGGCCCTCTACAAACACTGCCAGCCGCCTTGCATCCTCGGCCACAACCGCTACACGTGATGTTAAACCCAAG GCGCCCGCAGAGAGGCGCCCCCCTGTGCCAAAGGCCAGCACTGCCAGCTCAAGTCAAGCCGGCTCCTCCAGCGCTACCAAAAATGGAACCACCGCAACCAGTAAAACGACCACATCGACACGCACAACATCCCGCACGACGACCGGCGCGGCAACCAAAAAGCCCTTGG CCTCCAAGACAGACGGCCAACCGAGTGTGGAGAAGAAGCCCAGCACTCTCAGGACTTCCACAG CAGACTCCACCAAACCCAGGAGCAGCACCACCACAATGCGCAGCTCCACTTCCACTACGACCACCACCGCCGCTCGCACCCGCACCGCAGCCCCCAAAACGTCCGCAGCCTCCAGCGCCGGCACAGAGAAAAAGCCCCTGGTCCCTCGTGCTCCCAGGACCACTTTCTCTGCGACAACCACGACAAGCACCACAAGGACCACGGCTCGCCCCGGAACGGCTCCCGCCCCCGATATCCACAATGTCCGCTCAAAGATCGGCTCTACGGACAACATAAAACACCAGCCGGGGGGTGGGAAG GTGTCAGCTGCCTCTAAGGGCAGGGTCCCCGCCTCCAAAGAAAAAAGCCAGGTCAAA GTTCAGATAGTCTCGCAAAAATTGGACTTCAGTCACGTCGGCGCACGCTTGGGCTCCAAGGACAATATGAAGCATGTTCCTGGTGGAGGGAAT GTGCAGATTCTCAACAAGAAGGTCGATTTGAGTAAGGTGACGTCAAAGTGCGGCTCCAAGGACAACATCAAGCATAAGCCCG gaggtggTGACGTGAAGATTGAGTCGCACAAAATCAACTTTAGGGAAAAAGCTCAGTCCAAAGTGGGTTCATTGGACAATGTGAGCAATTCACCTGGTGGAGGAAGCGTCAAA GCTGAGGGACCCCAGGAGACAGGTGAGGGTGTCGGGACAGCATCGCTTGGTCCAGAGTCTGGGCAGGTGGGGAGCCCTGCTGCCCATGAGAATGGGCTGAAGGATGTGGCTCCTTGTGAGGGTCTCCAGGAAGCCCAGGCTTTGGTTTCCCACATCCCAGAGACAA GCATTTAA